The sequence GCGAGACCTTGTCTCTGGGCTAAAAGATGATGGTGAATTGGACGGGCTGTTCGAGTTGGAAGGTGGTCAAGATCTCGAAGTTGACTCAGACCGCTTCCAACACGCTATTCATGAGAAATTTATCGAGTGGCATGAGGATAGTGATGACATAGTACAGGAGGTTAGAGAAGAATATGACTTCTAAATTTTATGTCTGGCGAAGCAGGCATTCAGATAAACGACTCGTCGGTGGGTTAGATGAGAGTATTGTCGACAAACATGATCATGAGGACTTAGCCTCAGTTATTGACTACGGTTCAGAGTCCCGCAATGCACGAGCCAAAGTTGGAGTCGAAGTTGGACTCGACCTAGAGCGGCTGGCAACAATTTTTCCAGACCGGATACCCGACCTAATTTTAGACCTAGCCGAGATCGCGGCAGTTACATTTGCAATCGACAAGTCCGTTAATCGGGCAGTCGACGTCAGCGGAAATCCCGAAATTGACAGGGTTAACACGCGCAATATCAATATCCAAGTCCCGGTTCTTTCCAAGAAGCTTGCCACCGAGGAGGCTGAATCAATCGTCTCTGAAATTGTTTCACATGCTACGCGAGATATTATTGACTTCGACTTCATACATCATCCGCCCAAATCACCCACAATAATCCCACCTTCTGGAGATCAATCGAAGCAAGCGGTGAGTTTGTTATCGGATGGGATTGACAGTACTGCTGGCGTATTCTACAACGAAAAAAGAGATATCGACTCAAAATATGTCACTTTGAAATATACGAATGGTGTTGTGCCCACAGTCAATGAAGTCAGCAATGAGTTGGTAATTGACCCACATGTTTTTCGGATAAATCTCAATAGAGGGGGCGAATTTACCGAGTTCTCACGTGGTTTCCTACATTTCACATACGGGTTAATTGCCGCTATTGCTTCTGGAGCAAGCAAGGTCCAAAGCTTCGAGAACGGAGTTGCAGCACGATTTTTAATTCTTCAAGATGGATGGATGACAACACGAACAGTCTCGCCATTCCTCATTGGCCATTTCAATACGTTCACTGATCGGGTTCTTGACCAACAGATAGAATTCACAAATCCGTTTGAACACTTGACCAAGACTGATATTTTAAACATCATCCCAGAATCCCACACGGGGATTGTGAAAAAGACAGTATCCTGTCCTCACAGTAGCAATTATAACTTTGCCGACCAAAGCAACTGTAACATTTGCATCCCCTGTATTCTTCGAACAATTGGAATTCTAAATAGCCATCACGACATCTTCATTGATGAGATGGGCGTATGCAACTCATTTACAACGGCTGATTTCACGTCTTTCGAATTCCCTCCAAATGGCCAAGTCCACAAGACGTTCGGAAAAGCAGCCAGAAAAAACGATGAGGCGAATAGCCCAAGCGCATACCTTGATGGTATGGCCGAGATTGCGTATTTCTCTCGGTTAATTTTGACTGAAGACAAAGCGACGGTTCGCTCGGAATATCCATCGATGTATCCAGACGAAGTATATGAACAGCACAAACGATTTGCCCAATATTTCAATACTGCAATGAGAGAACTCCAAGACAGAAATCCCACAACAGATGCAATAACAGTCGATACAACGCGTTTAGCCCCAGAGTCATCCTGAGGGTGAGTACGTTCGATCCCTCGTAGCACCCTTCGCCTCGATTAAATTGTAGTGTTGCATCTTGTCCAGGTGGTTCCGAACCATTCGCTTCGAGACCGGCTGTTCTGCCTGCTCTGTATATTCCTCGTACAAGTCCTTCGGGGCGATCGCATCTTCTTCCACGATAATCTCGTAGATGATGCGCTGGTCCTGCGTCAGCTTGCTCAGGCTTTGCTGACGGATTTCCGAAGCGGCTTCCGGTATCGCTTCATCGATGATGTCGTCAGTAATCCGCTCTTCCTGGCCTCGGTGAGCGGCTTTTGCGGCCTGCCGGAGAATCCCGATCGCCTTGCGCGCATCGCCCGCGGCCGCGTCCGCGATTGTTGCTATTTGGTCGTCGGTGATAGTCTCCGGCCGAAGCCCCCAGCGAACCCGGTCCTGGAGAATCGCTTCCAGTCCATCCTGTGAGTAAGGTTCGAAGCGGATGCGCGAACAACTGGTTAACCGACTCGCCAGCCGGTCGTCGAGCCCGGAGAACAACTCTTCTTCGCGGTTGCCGATGAGGACCATCGTGAGATTCTGGATGTGGTAGAGGTCATAGAGTACAGATTTGTCTTCGAGTTGGTCTACCTCGTCGATGATGACGACGTACTGCCCGTTCTCGTAGTTCCGCAATCGCTCCAGCAGTTCGTCCGTGGGCGTGGACTGGCGGTGGATATCCAGCGTCTTCCCGACACCTTCGAGGATGCGATAAAGCAACTTGAACCGGCTGTGGTCCTCCCAGGCGTTGACGTACTGCGTCTCAATATCGATGGCATTCTCCCGCAACCTCTCCAGGACGAACCGGCTGATGCACGTCTTGCCGACTCCACTCGGCCCGAAAATCATGGCCGTCTCGCCGGAGTCACCGTCCGTAACGGGTTCCAGTGCGTTCGTGAGGATATCCATCTTGTTGCTCCGGTGTTTCACCTCCTTGGGGACGAATTCCGGCTGGAGGACACGGGCGTCGACGATCATGGACTAGATGGGTTGGTGACGTGACATCATAAGTGGCAGGGTGACGTTTCCGGAAAGTTCCGGAAAGGGATTTCGGGGGTGTCGAGTGTTTGCAGACCTTTAAGGCAAACAAAGGATTACCACGTTAGTAAGAGCCTATGACACATCGAAGAAATACTCTTTGCGTGATGATGGGCAAGAATTCGCCCTCTGGACCATCTGTCGTCTTTGGGCAAGAGGGATACAATGACTGAAAAAGTGATTTCGGATTTCATCACCCCAAGCGAGGAGATCACCACTGCAGATGGTGAAATTAGTTCAGCGGGACTTCTTGACGAAGTCAACCTTTACAATCTCTATGACGACCGTGAGTCCCCTGAGCAAAATGCTCAACGCATCCTCGAAATCACCTACCCAACAGAAACCCTCACCACCATCATCAAAAATACTGCTCGCACGCTCAATGGTGATGATGAATTCACCGAAGGTGGTCAAATCATTGGTGGCGGATATGGAAGCGGGAAAAGTCACATCGAACTAGTCATCTACCACCTTTTCAACTCTCCTTCCATCGGCCAAGACTGGCTCGACCAGCAAGGTATCGAAGCCACTCTACCAGATAGTACTCGGGCTGCCGCTCTCCAGATGTTTAATTTGGACACGGAGTACAACCTCCTCTCAGAAGCAGTCGCGGACCATCTCGGAATTGAGACATGGGAAGGCGACACCCGCCTCCCAACTGTCCACCAGATTCGAGACACACTCGAAGGGGTGCCCACGCTCGTTCTGCTGGACGAATTCGAGCGATGGTTCGGGATGGCTGACAGAGCCGAATATCGAGAGGACAATAAAGCGTTCCTCCAGAATCTACTCGAAGCCGCCGGACGCGATGACACGCAACTTAGTGTCTTTCTCTCGCTACTTTACGAAAACGATGATGTCCAGGCAGTCGCGCAGCGGACAAACCCATTTACGTACGATCTTTCCTCCCGCCGGGACGAGAAGATTGATTTTCTGCTTCACCGACTAGTCGGGTCCGTAGACGACCCACCGGGGATCGGTGATCTGGCCAAAGAGTATACCAACGTCTACCGGCAAAACGACCAAATCCAACTCGAAGACTACCAACACTTCCAGGACCGTATCGAGAGGTACTATCCATTCCATCCAATGGCGTTGGACCTGTTGATGGAGAAGTATTCTGAACAGCGCATCAGTTCCGATGCTCGTGGACTTCTCAAGTTCCTCACCCAGATTCTTGCAGACACATATTCGAATGTCGATTTGATCCTAACTGGCGATATCGATGTATTCGATTACGCCGATCGCTTCCAGTACATCGACAACGAACTCGTTGGAAAGTACATTAATGACTATCACCGCCTCCAGAATTCGGACGATTCCTTCGACGAGTACATTGAGGAACTTATCAACATCGTCTTGCTTCATAGTCTCGCCCGGGCGGGCGAAGAGGGCGCAAATAAACGACAGATTCTGATGGGGACGATGCGGAAAGGTATTAACGCCCATCGTATAATTCAGACATTCCGAGAAGATGTCTACGGCCATGCCTGGCACATCCATCGAATCAATGGCGAGTACGCCTTCGATACTGATGAGAACCCTGCCGCTCGGATAGAAAAGAAAGCCGAAGATATCCATAAACACGATGCGATCCACCGCGTCGAATCACTCGTTCGAAGGGGCCTCTTCGACAACCACAACAATGTTTACATTCTGGACCCAGTGAATACTGAACAAGATATTCCGGACAACAAGGCGTTAAAAATCGTCGTGATGCTAAATGCAAAGGAGAGTTACGATGAAGAATTCAAGGCTCTAACGACTGGACAAGAGCGAGAGTTCCACAACACGCTGGCATTAGTTACTCCAGGAAAGCGGTCTAGTATCGATAATAACACGGGCATTATCGAGCTGGCTCGGAAAGTCGTCGCCGGAGAACAGTTGGACCGAGAGGAAGAGGTTCTTCCAGAGGGATTCAAGGAAATCCACGAACAGAACAAACAGAACCTCCACGACAGGGTGAGAGACAAATTCGGCACAGTTCATCGTTCGACCGGTCGAGGATTGTATCCCGAAGACCTCCCCAACGGCGACCACGTCGATTTCTACGACGCCACAATCGACATCGTCAAACCGGACTACAGTCACCTGAAATCAGAAGTCGAAGACGCTATCGAAGACGCGGGTGCGGGCGGAATCCAGTATGAGCACCTCCGGAACGATTTCTACCGGAACACCGAATACCCGACCCTTACAGGCGACGACGAACTGGAAGACGCTCTTGACGACTTGTGCCGTGATGGGGCCATCAAAGCCGGGAACTACTTCGAAGAACGGTTACCCAATGTCGGGAATGACACAAATCTCGTCCACGAAAAATACGTCGAAGAAGACGATGAAGATGACGAAACAGCCGAGATAACCATCGATACGACAGGGGTAACTAGTGCGGGTGACGAGTTAGATGGGGACAGTACCACCGGTTCTCCAACTGCGACTGAAGGTGGGAGTGGCGGTGATAGTGGTGTCCTCGAATGTCCGCAATGTAGGCGAGAATTGATCGGAAACACCTGCGAGTGTGGCTTCGAATTCGATGCGAGCGACGTGAAAGAGGGTAAGGTAACAGTCGAGGGCGCGACAACTAATGAGATTCTCGACGAATTCGGCCTGGACAATGAGCCGTCTGGGCCGAAGACACAATCCGTCCCGATCATGGGCACGCTAGAGGCGGACAACAAGCCCGATATGATCGACACGCTGGAACGGAAAATCGGAATAGAGTGGGACATTCACACTGCAACAATCACCGTCGAGGGAACGCTAACGACCGAAGACCTCGAACACTATGGAATCGCGGCTGAGGCCCTCAATGAGAAGGTTTCAGTCAATGAGACGTTCGAAGTCGAGCCTGACGAACCCTTCTCCAGGCAGTCATTCCTCAGCCTGGTTTGGGATTTAAATGTGCCTGAACACGCCTCACTCGACGTCAGCATGCAGGTGGATAAAAATGAGTAACGCACTCTTCGGTGGGTCTGAACTCGACGCCCTACTCACTGGAGATACTGTCTTCGACGGTGTATTCGAAGCACTTCGACGCATCTGGGGAGACCCCGACGCCATTGGAGACCGCAAGCTAGCTCACTCTGAGTACAAGACCCGCCTGCTCGAACGAGAGTTGTCGAAGCTGTATCCGCCATTGTACGACGAATTAATCGCGTCGACTGGCGACCATCCCCTTACAAAGATCGAGGATGGTGCCGGTGTCATCATGGACGCGCTGAGTCTTCGTGAAGGATTCCGACTTGAACAGGAGTTGGCTGAGGAGTACGATTGGGAGGTCTCCCTCTCATGGGCTCCAATCGAGCGGCTGCCGAGTGAGACCCAGTTCATTACCCGGGAATGGTTCGATGCCCATAGCCCCTCAGCGGTATCACGCGACGACTTCCGTTTTATCGGTGATATGGAAGTGCCGAAACTCCCCGGAACGAGCCCAGAGTACGTTTGGACTCGCCACCCGGACCAGAGGCTCGAAGGGGCATTGAAGGGTAACTATTCGAACGAAGAAGTTGAGGACATCTACGAGGACGTGAAGGACCTCCTCACGGACATAATTCACCAGAGCGTCCACGACGAGTTTTTAGTCACAAGTGACCACGGATACGTGAACCACCTCGGCAATTCGCCGTATTCCCTTACCGATGAACAAGAGGAAGCGCTGTCGACTAAGTTCAGCGGTAGGTTCACCGAAGTTGGTAATGGGCAGGCCTATCGTCTGCTTGAGGATGATGACATTATTAAACGAGTACAAGACCACTACGTGGTGCGAGGTCACTACAAATGGACGAAACGTGGTGCGACAAAGAAAATCATGCACGGTGGGTGCAGTCTCCCGGAATGCATGACGCCCGTTCTTCGAATCGACACGAACGCGACTGGAGGTGCCTGAATCATGGAAACCTGGGATAAACTACCGCTCGAATTGATGGACGAACTGGCCGAACGGGAATCTTTCAGCCGACGTCACTATCGGCCTGTGTATTCAATGCACAAGTGGTGGGCACGACGCCCTGGATCTACGTTCCGTATGCTTGGTTTATCGTGTTTAACTGATGAGACTGAATCGAAAGATGACATTCTTAAACGGAATGAGAGCGGGTCATATTCCGGGAGATATCTTCAAAACAATTCTGATGAGTTTAGCGACGTTACTGTCCTTGATCCGTTTGTAGGGGGTGGCACTACGCTTGTTGAGCTTAATCGACTTGGTGCGGATACTATCGGATATGAAATAAATCCAGTCGCATGGTGGACGACAAAAAAGACCATTGATAATGTTGATCTGCAAAAATTAAAAGACGGGTTTGAATCCATTTTTGAACAGACCCGGGAAGAAATTGGAGATTGGTATAAAACCACAGACCCTGATACAGGAGTAGAATGTGACATATTATATTCGTTCCAAACACAGACATTACCATGTCTTACATGCTCTGAGACGGTTCATCTTTTCCAGAATCGCACGTTGAGGGATAAGAGGGCTACAACACCAGCTGTGGTTCATTGCCCAAATCGTGATTGCGATGACCGAATAATCGAATTAGACAAAGAAATACCAGAGCAAGTGACTTGTCCATCTTGTAGTACTACATTCGATCCTTCAGATGGAAACTACGGGTATGGAAAATACACTTGCAAAAATGGCCACAAGCACGATGTGAAAGAAACACTGCAGAGGCTTGATGAAAAGCCAGAGTTTGAATATTTTGCCATCCATTACCGGGCTCCTGATGGAAAGAAGAAATTCAAAGTTCCCGACGACGATGATGGTGAACGAATTAATGCCATAGAACGGTATTATGAGAAAAATGAAAGTGATCTCCCAATCCCCACGCAATCAATTCCAGAAGGAGATAAAACACAAGCCCTTCTTAATTATAACTACGATAAATTTAGCGAATTGTTCACAAAAAGACATCAGATTGCGTTCGCCAAATTGCTTGAAAATGCTAAAAATATCAATGACCAACAGGTAAGTGAATCTCTCATCACCACTATCTCAAGTACAATTGAATACAACAGTAAACTCTGCAAGTGGTCTACTCGAAATGGAGGATATGGGGGACACACATTCGAACGGCATGCGTATATACCACGAGTACAGCCAGTTGAAGGGAATCCCCTCGCAGAAGAAGGATTAGCCTCTGTACGTAACTTCTTCGAAAATAAAACCCTCTCTGCAAAAGAATACTGCCAGCATCCGTTTGAAAAAGTCAAGAACACCGAGACTGGTGAAGTAAAGAAACATCTGATACAAGGGGAGAAGGTTTCCGAGGACCGTTTGTTATCCTTGAAAAGCAAAACTTCAGAGAAATTGGATGAAGACGACGAGACAGTGGATTACATAATCACCGACCCTCCCTACTACGATAACGTCCAATATTCTGAACTCTCCGATTACTTTTACGTGTGGCTCCGTGAAGTGCTTCAAGACGAGTACGAGGAGTTCGAACCGGAGCTAGTTCCGAAAGCGCGTGAAATCGTCGCTAACTCAAGTGCCAACAAAGGTGAGGATTTCTTCGTTGAGTCCCTAACTAACGTGTTCAGCGAATCGCATCGAGTACTCAAAAAGGACGGTGAGTTGATTTTCACGTACCATCACAACGAAAATGAAGCGTGGTCGGTCATTCTGGAAGCTATCATAGAATCTGGGTTCACCGTTGCTGGTGCGTATCCTGTACAGTCTGAAATGCCGAACAATCCACATATTTCGGACCTTGACAATGCAGAATACGACATCATCATCTTTGCCAACAAGGAAGATACCGACGAGGACATCACGCTGGAGGAACTGCGACAAAATCTCTATTTCGAACTGCAGGACATGATTGACGAGGAACGCCAACGTCACGAGAACCTCTCAACGGCAGACCTCGGCGTCATCCTGCGTGGGAAATCGATGTACTACTACTCCAAACACTACCCCAATGTCTACACCGATGATGAACAAGTCGGGATTGGGGAAGTCCTTGACACGGTGGATGCAGTAATCGAACAGGCCTTGGAGAACACAGTAGACCTCCCAAAAGGCATTGACCCGATTACGCAGGCATATGCGGCGCTCTATCAGCGTGGTAATGAAGGATACGATGACCTGAATAAACACCTGCTGGCAAAGAACTTGAATGTCAGTGATCTCGAAGACGAGAAACTCGTCAAAGGCCCACGCGACAAGAAAGAGCCGATGACTGCGGACGAGCGCATCCATTTCATCGAAGGTAAACTCAACAGCAACGGCGATGACGGTAACGAACTGCTGGATATCGACCGGGTGCAGTATCTCTACCATCTGTACAAAACAGACCAGAATACGACGGAGTACCTGAAGGAATGGAAATCAGACGACCTTGAAGAACTGGCGGAGTTCATGGCTGACGTGAGTGGTGATGAACGGTACGAGAACGTGATGGACATGACCCTCCAGCAATTCTAACCATGCCTCTGAGACCCGGATACAACATCGTGTCCGAACCTGTGGCAGAGACGAATTCGTCACTGGCAGCGCTGGAGTTCTTCCGGCAAGTGGCGAACAACGAATCGATCGAAACACCGGTCACAGTGACGGGTTTAGAAGACCTGTTGTACAACTCTGCAGAAAACGAGCGCAGTGATGTGTTGGGACGGTTGCGACAAGCACTCCGTGACACGGGTTCAATTGGTTCTATGGACGCGGTACAGCTTCACGTGGATGGGAAACTCGTTGACGACGTCGAGTTTCGGGTTCGCATCGAGAAGGCAGATGGTGGCGTCTACTTGGACATCGGACA is a genomic window of Halanaeroarchaeum sulfurireducens containing:
- a CDS encoding Cdc6/Cdc18 family protein, whose product is MIVDARVLQPEFVPKEVKHRSNKMDILTNALEPVTDGDSGETAMIFGPSGVGKTCISRFVLERLRENAIDIETQYVNAWEDHSRFKLLYRILEGVGKTLDIHRQSTPTDELLERLRNYENGQYVVIIDEVDQLEDKSVLYDLYHIQNLTMVLIGNREEELFSGLDDRLASRLTSCSRIRFEPYSQDGLEAILQDRVRWGLRPETITDDQIATIADAAAGDARKAIGILRQAAKAAHRGQEERITDDIIDEAIPEAASEIRQQSLSKLTQDQRIIYEIIVEEDAIAPKDLYEEYTEQAEQPVSKRMVRNHLDKMQHYNLIEAKGATRDRTYSPSG
- a CDS encoding DUF1156 domain-containing protein, which encodes METWDKLPLELMDELAERESFSRRHYRPVYSMHKWWARRPGSTFRMLGLSCLTDETESKDDILKRNESGSYSGRYLQNNSDEFSDVTVLDPFVGGGTTLVELNRLGADTIGYEINPVAWWTTKKTIDNVDLQKLKDGFESIFEQTREEIGDWYKTTDPDTGVECDILYSFQTQTLPCLTCSETVHLFQNRTLRDKRATTPAVVHCPNRDCDDRIIELDKEIPEQVTCPSCSTTFDPSDGNYGYGKYTCKNGHKHDVKETLQRLDEKPEFEYFAIHYRAPDGKKKFKVPDDDDGERINAIERYYEKNESDLPIPTQSIPEGDKTQALLNYNYDKFSELFTKRHQIAFAKLLENAKNINDQQVSESLITTISSTIEYNSKLCKWSTRNGGYGGHTFERHAYIPRVQPVEGNPLAEEGLASVRNFFENKTLSAKEYCQHPFEKVKNTETGEVKKHLIQGEKVSEDRLLSLKSKTSEKLDEDDETVDYIITDPPYYDNVQYSELSDYFYVWLREVLQDEYEEFEPELVPKAREIVANSSANKGEDFFVESLTNVFSESHRVLKKDGELIFTYHHNENEAWSVILEAIIESGFTVAGAYPVQSEMPNNPHISDLDNAEYDIIIFANKEDTDEDITLEELRQNLYFELQDMIDEERQRHENLSTADLGVILRGKSMYYYSKHYPNVYTDDEQVGIGEVLDTVDAVIEQALENTVDLPKGIDPITQAYAALYQRGNEGYDDLNKHLLAKNLNVSDLEDEKLVKGPRDKKEPMTADERIHFIEGKLNSNGDDGNELLDIDRVQYLYHLYKTDQNTTEYLKEWKSDDLEELAEFMADVSGDERYENVMDMTLQQF
- a CDS encoding DUF499 domain-containing protein — its product is MTEKVISDFITPSEEITTADGEISSAGLLDEVNLYNLYDDRESPEQNAQRILEITYPTETLTTIIKNTARTLNGDDEFTEGGQIIGGGYGSGKSHIELVIYHLFNSPSIGQDWLDQQGIEATLPDSTRAAALQMFNLDTEYNLLSEAVADHLGIETWEGDTRLPTVHQIRDTLEGVPTLVLLDEFERWFGMADRAEYREDNKAFLQNLLEAAGRDDTQLSVFLSLLYENDDVQAVAQRTNPFTYDLSSRRDEKIDFLLHRLVGSVDDPPGIGDLAKEYTNVYRQNDQIQLEDYQHFQDRIERYYPFHPMALDLLMEKYSEQRISSDARGLLKFLTQILADTYSNVDLILTGDIDVFDYADRFQYIDNELVGKYINDYHRLQNSDDSFDEYIEELINIVLLHSLARAGEEGANKRQILMGTMRKGINAHRIIQTFREDVYGHAWHIHRINGEYAFDTDENPAARIEKKAEDIHKHDAIHRVESLVRRGLFDNHNNVYILDPVNTEQDIPDNKALKIVVMLNAKESYDEEFKALTTGQEREFHNTLALVTPGKRSSIDNNTGIIELARKVVAGEQLDREEEVLPEGFKEIHEQNKQNLHDRVRDKFGTVHRSTGRGLYPEDLPNGDHVDFYDATIDIVKPDYSHLKSEVEDAIEDAGAGGIQYEHLRNDFYRNTEYPTLTGDDELEDALDDLCRDGAIKAGNYFEERLPNVGNDTNLVHEKYVEEDDEDDETAEITIDTTGVTSAGDELDGDSTTGSPTATEGGSGGDSGVLECPQCRRELIGNTCECGFEFDASDVKEGKVTVEGATTNEILDEFGLDNEPSGPKTQSVPIMGTLEADNKPDMIDTLERKIGIEWDIHTATITVEGTLTTEDLEHYGIAAEALNEKVSVNETFEVEPDEPFSRQSFLSLVWDLNVPEHASLDVSMQVDKNE
- a CDS encoding 7-cyano-7-deazaguanine synthase; translated protein: MTSKFYVWRSRHSDKRLVGGLDESIVDKHDHEDLASVIDYGSESRNARAKVGVEVGLDLERLATIFPDRIPDLILDLAEIAAVTFAIDKSVNRAVDVSGNPEIDRVNTRNINIQVPVLSKKLATEEAESIVSEIVSHATRDIIDFDFIHHPPKSPTIIPPSGDQSKQAVSLLSDGIDSTAGVFYNEKRDIDSKYVTLKYTNGVVPTVNEVSNELVIDPHVFRINLNRGGEFTEFSRGFLHFTYGLIAAIASGASKVQSFENGVAARFLILQDGWMTTRTVSPFLIGHFNTFTDRVLDQQIEFTNPFEHLTKTDILNIIPESHTGIVKKTVSCPHSSNYNFADQSNCNICIPCILRTIGILNSHHDIFIDEMGVCNSFTTADFTSFEFPPNGQVHKTFGKAARKNDEANSPSAYLDGMAEIAYFSRLILTEDKATVRSEYPSMYPDEVYEQHKRFAQYFNTAMRELQDRNPTTDAITVDTTRLAPESS